A genome region from Gadus chalcogrammus isolate NIFS_2021 chromosome 7, NIFS_Gcha_1.0, whole genome shotgun sequence includes the following:
- the LOC130385574 gene encoding uncharacterized protein LOC130385574 isoform X2: protein MVKILVAHMASEHGTSPSRRVKEDYAKGITALFPYLADPQGTLGYEHYYNPVDGGGFLAWRVKTLQKEASEGQKKRNPQPLSGGPDSGDRTPFSKENRLTTETQCCEAIVLMKHTTDEAIIKEKMKQTFIHRQEMVHDPVKSSEIFTTFPRFLDITGMIVQDFSLMFGDDISAKFLEKWPTHYRQKVLEQTRGLTQTSDLEDLLHNAESTTEELEDGWDSEMSSILLLIHLMPPSPHGRNKRPGKLSARQAIDHLVKFIKTGTSIEGHLDSITESRQPYLLAVGTKRSATHKYLIVIDKHAIPCQSPDCLASFDELFKAHFVFATSYNRDLANVYHFLQTAVYQIDTATTKVNPRVKEMRARMLH, encoded by the exons ATGGTGAAGATATTGGTTGCACACATGGCGAGTGAACATGG GACGAGCCCTTCAAGGCGTGTTAAAGAGGACTACGCAAAGGGCATCACTGCCTTGTTTCCATACCTGGCCGATCCCCAGGGCACTTTGGGCTAT GAGCATTATTACAATCCAGTAGATGGGGGTGGATTTCTTGCATGGAGAGTGAAAACGCTTCAAAAAGAAGCCTCAGAGggacaaaagaaaagaaacccTCAGCCACTGTCAG GTGGTCCAGATTCTGGTGACAGAACCCCCTTCAGTAAGGAAAATCGGCTAACCACAGAAACCCAGTGTTGCGAGGCCATCGTACTCATGAAGCATACAACTGATGAAGCAATCATCAAGGAGAAGATGAAACAGACCTTCATCCATCGCCAAGAAATGGTTCATGACCCAGTGAAGTCCTCTGAAATATTCACCACCTTTCCAAGATTTCTTGACATCACGGGAATG ATAGTGCAGGATTTCAGTCTGATGTTTGGTGATGACATCTCTGCAAAGTTCCTGGAGAAGTGGCCTACTCACTACAGGCAGAAAGTCCTTGAACAAACCCGTGGCCTCACCCAGACAAGCGACCTTGAAGATCTCCTTCATAACGCTGAATCCACAACAGAAGAACTGGAAGATG GATGGGACAGTGAGATGTCCTCCATCTTGCTCCTTATCCACCTCATGCCACCATCACCTCATGGCCGCAACAAGAGACCAGGAAAGCTCTCTGCCAGACAAGCCATTGACCACCTTGTGAAATTCATCAAG ACTGGGACCAGTATTGAAGGGCATCTGGACAGCATCACAGAGAGCCGTCAACCCTATCTACTGGCTGTGGGAACCAAGAGGAGcgccacacacaaatatttaaTTGTTATCGACAAACATGCAATCCCGTGTCAGTCACCAGATTGTCTTGCCTCTTTTGACGAGCTTTTTAAAGCTCATTTCGTCTTCGCTACCTCGTACAACAGGGATCTGGCCAATGTCTACCACTTCTTGCAAACCGCAGTTTATCAGATTGATACTGCTACCACCAAGGTGAATCCCAGGGTCAAAGAGATGAGAGCTCGGATGCTGCACTGA
- the LOC130385574 gene encoding uncharacterized protein LOC130385574 isoform X1, giving the protein MVKILVAHMASEHGTSPSRRVKEDYAKGITALFPYLADPQGTLGYEHYYNPVDGGGFLAWRVKTLQKEASEGQKKRNPQPLSGHCSLIIVTGGPDSGDRTPFSKENRLTTETQCCEAIVLMKHTTDEAIIKEKMKQTFIHRQEMVHDPVKSSEIFTTFPRFLDITGMIVQDFSLMFGDDISAKFLEKWPTHYRQKVLEQTRGLTQTSDLEDLLHNAESTTEELEDGWDSEMSSILLLIHLMPPSPHGRNKRPGKLSARQAIDHLVKFIKTGTSIEGHLDSITESRQPYLLAVGTKRSATHKYLIVIDKHAIPCQSPDCLASFDELFKAHFVFATSYNRDLANVYHFLQTAVYQIDTATTKVNPRVKEMRARMLH; this is encoded by the exons ATGGTGAAGATATTGGTTGCACACATGGCGAGTGAACATGG GACGAGCCCTTCAAGGCGTGTTAAAGAGGACTACGCAAAGGGCATCACTGCCTTGTTTCCATACCTGGCCGATCCCCAGGGCACTTTGGGCTAT GAGCATTATTACAATCCAGTAGATGGGGGTGGATTTCTTGCATGGAGAGTGAAAACGCTTCAAAAAGAAGCCTCAGAGggacaaaagaaaagaaacccTCAGCCACTGTCAG GTCACTGTTCACTGATCATTGTTACAGGTGGTCCAGATTCTGGTGACAGAACCCCCTTCAGTAAGGAAAATCGGCTAACCACAGAAACCCAGTGTTGCGAGGCCATCGTACTCATGAAGCATACAACTGATGAAGCAATCATCAAGGAGAAGATGAAACAGACCTTCATCCATCGCCAAGAAATGGTTCATGACCCAGTGAAGTCCTCTGAAATATTCACCACCTTTCCAAGATTTCTTGACATCACGGGAATG ATAGTGCAGGATTTCAGTCTGATGTTTGGTGATGACATCTCTGCAAAGTTCCTGGAGAAGTGGCCTACTCACTACAGGCAGAAAGTCCTTGAACAAACCCGTGGCCTCACCCAGACAAGCGACCTTGAAGATCTCCTTCATAACGCTGAATCCACAACAGAAGAACTGGAAGATG GATGGGACAGTGAGATGTCCTCCATCTTGCTCCTTATCCACCTCATGCCACCATCACCTCATGGCCGCAACAAGAGACCAGGAAAGCTCTCTGCCAGACAAGCCATTGACCACCTTGTGAAATTCATCAAG ACTGGGACCAGTATTGAAGGGCATCTGGACAGCATCACAGAGAGCCGTCAACCCTATCTACTGGCTGTGGGAACCAAGAGGAGcgccacacacaaatatttaaTTGTTATCGACAAACATGCAATCCCGTGTCAGTCACCAGATTGTCTTGCCTCTTTTGACGAGCTTTTTAAAGCTCATTTCGTCTTCGCTACCTCGTACAACAGGGATCTGGCCAATGTCTACCACTTCTTGCAAACCGCAGTTTATCAGATTGATACTGCTACCACCAAGGTGAATCCCAGGGTCAAAGAGATGAGAGCTCGGATGCTGCACTGA